In one Liolophura sinensis isolate JHLJ2023 chromosome 11, CUHK_Ljap_v2, whole genome shotgun sequence genomic region, the following are encoded:
- the LOC135477760 gene encoding involucrin-like: MRILVHVQQDKDVNKESLSVDMRILVHVQQDKDVNKESLSVDMRILVKVQQDKDVNKESLSVDTRILVNVQQDKDVNKESLSVDTRILVHVQQDKDVNKESLSVDTRILVNVQQDKDVNMESLSVDTRILVKVQQDKDVNKESLSVDTRILVHVQQDKDVNKESLSVDMRILVKVQQDKDVNMESLSVDTRILVHVQQDKDVNMESLSVDTRILVHVQQDKDVNKESLSVDTTEKEEEDEEEEEEEEEEEEERLRRRES, encoded by the exons ATGCgtatccttgtacatgtacagcaagaTAAAGATGTAAACAAGGAGAGCCTCAGTGTGGATATGCgtatccttgtacatgtacagcaagaTAAAGATGTAAACAAGGAGAGCCTCAGTGTGGATATGCGTATCCTTGTAAAGGTACAGCAAGATAAAGATGTAAACAAGGAGAGCCTCAGTGTGGATACGCGTATCCTTGTAAATGTACAGCAAGATAAAGATGTAAACAAGGAGAGCCTCAGTGTGGATACGCgtatccttgtacatgtacagcaagaTAAAGATGTAAACAAGGAGAGCCTCAGTGTGGATACACGTATCCTTGTAAATGTACAGCAAGATAAAGATGTAAACATGGAGAGCCTCAGTGTGGATACACGTATCCTTGTAAAGGTACAGCAAGATAAAGATGTAAACAAGGAGAGCCTCAGTGTGGATACGCgtatccttgtacatgtacagcaagaTAAAGATGTAAACAAGGAGAGCCTCAGTGTGGATATGCGTATCCTTGTAAAGGTACAGCAAGATAAAGATGTAAACATGGAGAGCCTCAGTGTGGATACACgtatccttgtacatgtacagcaagaTAAAGATGTAAACATGGAGAGCCTCAGTGTGGATACACgtatccttgtacatgtacagcaagaTAAAGATGTAAACAAGGAGAGCCTCAGTGTGGATACAACTGAAAAG GAGGAGGAggatgaggaggaggaggaggaggaggaggaggaggaggaggagaggcTTCGGCGAAGGGAGAGTTAA